TCAGCCATTTGCACTTAGTGACAATACACATCAGAAAACAAGCCCAGAAGCGGTGATTTCTCGCTTTGAGGTCTGTAGGctttaaatacacatacatgctccCTTTAATGTGCCCAACTTCCAAAAATACCCTGAgcttttgagagaaaatattcttAGCCCTGCTGTTTGCAGCTGAGATACTGAAGCCAGTCTCATGTTAATTCACAGAGCCGGTTGTCTGTGCATGGGCCTGCTGGACAAATGGAGACAGGTTTGTCCTGTGTTTTGGACCATCACATACCACCCCACAGTCAGCCTTTTCCAAACATAGTACAAGCCTCATTTCTGGGATTTTAGGCCTCATCTTCaactccctccctctgctcccttcTTGTCTGGCTGATTCAGAGCTGGTCTCCAACCAACAGCTGGATAAgacatattttgtgttttgtggtgtgtatgtaggGAGAGAGGTCTCAATATGTTGCTAGGTTGGTCTGTAACTCGTGGTTCTTAAGAAAaacctcccacctctctctgtcaAGTGCTATGACGACAGACTCTAAATTCAgtggactttatttttatttatttatttattttggaggtGGCATAGTTGGTTGGTGATGGTTAGATAAAGCCATGTGTTTGCATATGGGTATGTCAATGCCACAGCATTCATGTTGGGTCAAAAGacaactgggggctggagagatggctcagtgtttaagagtactgactgttcttccaaaggtcaattcccagcaaccacaaggtggctcacaaccatctgtaatctgTAATGGAATTTAATAACCTTTttgggtgtgtctgaggacagcagcagtgtgtgtactcatacataaaagagtaaataaatttaaaaaaacccaacaacttctgggagttggttctcttctgtagtatctggggtttgaactcaggttatcagacttgCCCAGCAAGTTCTTTTGCCagctgagacatctcactggcccaaaaCCTAAGCTTTTGTGCTGGTGATCTAGTTACTGGGGCAGTTAGCAATTGCCTGGGTGTGGTGGAGGGGTAGTGGAGTGCTCCTCGGCCCCTCCTGCTTTCAAACCTGGTTTTCTCCAGTCTCCCCAGACATTGGTTGGCCAGACAGACACTCAAGTCCCTCTTCCATTCTGGTCAGCTTGGACCGCTGCTGGAGTTTTgtcaatgacacacacacacacaggcacacgcacacgcacacgcacacactttgCCTTGTATTAGAAAAGGAAATACAATGCTTGTTTACACCTTAAGCGGCAGTGTTCTCTCTCGACCCTTCCACCTCCCACTGACTCTACCGGAGGGACTCGCCATTACACGGGGAGCGTGCAGTGTTTATGATCCTTGGTCGTGCTTTGCTTTTGTGGATGCTCTACGAGGGATTGAACCTGGGATCTCACACATGacaagcaagcactctacaacCCAGCTCTATCTGCAGCCCTctctttaagttatttttaaattgtttattcgggggtgttttgcctgcatgtatgtatgtgcaccacctgTGTGCAAGCCAGAGagtgtcagataccctgggacTGAAGTTGCAGAAGTGAGTGAGCCATACAGTATGGATGCCGGAAATGGAGCCCATATTCTCTGGAAGAACCTCTTTTTAcgttttattttgaggcagagtctcctaagttgtccaggctggctttgagttccctctgtagcccagataggccttgaacttgaaatttttctgtctcagcctcccataTAGCCGGGATTTCAGCTACACCACCAGGCCAGGCTTTGAATACTGCAGTTTTTAAGACCCACAAATTAACTCCCAATTACAAACTTGAATAAGGTCTCAGGAGAACACTATGGGAAGATGTGTCCTGGGAAGGCCTGGTCTGACTCCTCCCTACTCTCTCAGGGGAAAGCTCCCAATAAAGCATGCTCCCAGCTGCGGGTGAGTCTAGGACAACGTTCCCACCTCCGCCACAGGTAACTAGATAAGGGTAGCAAGAAAAGGTTGTTTGTCTAGAGGACGGATTCCTGGGGCCCAGGACAGTCTGGGAGAAAGGGGATGATGGCTGAGGTCGCTCCAAATACTGTCCAGCTGTTCTTTAAGGAACCGGATTCGATCGTCTAGGCTGCGCTGCTGTGACAGGATCCTGGCCTTGGCGGCTAGCAGCACACAGTAGGAGCGCAGATGCTCTGCGGGCAGCTCCCGTTCCAACACCAGACGCAGGGTTTGCTCCCGCCGAGCCACATGCTCCTTCAGTTCCTTAGCGTCCTCTTGCTGTCGCTGCAGAAGCAGGAGTCTCTGCAGCAGAGAGGCCTGGAACCACCGGGAGAGGGCGCAATGAACACCGCTGCTTCCGGGGTGATCCCGGCGGTAGAACGAAGACCCCTCCAAACCCtgctcttcccccaaccccaacctctTTTACCCTCTCATCAGGGTCGCTGTCTGAGCCAGCCCTAGCCAAGGCGAGGTTTACACGGGCCAGGCGACTGCctagcagaagcagaagaccaaGTACGCGCTCTAGATCAGTCATGAACCGGCGGAACCGTTCCAGCTCCCGGGGTGTACAGGCCTGGCTCACTGCAGCTTCCAGAACTCCGTTGCGTTGGGTCCAGTCTGCGGCTGTCCACCGCAGTCGCTCCTGCTCAGCGTGAAGATCCTGCAGCATCTTTTGGAGGAGGCGAGCTAGTTCCACCTGCCGGGAGGGCCTAGGTATTCAAAAACTGGGCCAAGTCCGGATTTCTCCAAAGAGTCGCTAAGCCGCAGCCCCACCCAGCTTCCACCCCTCTTGTCACCCTACCCTCACTCACTTTCTTGGCCTGGGTGCTGTTTCCTTCTGGGAATCCCTGGCCAGTTAATTGGTCAGGCACTGGGTCATGGGTAGAGTTTTCAGAACTTGATGCCTCCTGTGAAGTCGGCAGGTCCTGGGTGAAGTGGCGTCCGCAGGACCTGAGGACAAAGCCAAAGTTCTCTGAATTTTTCTGCCTTAGACCGCAGATACACAGAATCAGGAGTCCTTAGTGTCTGTTGCTCACCCTTCCTCCGATGCaccagccttctctccagcctccccacaGGCTGGCCTCATCGCACTTTGGATCTCTTCCTCAGGTAAAAGCCCATCCAGCAGGCCCAGAGGTGGCTCTGGACCGGGCTGGGCGGCAAGAGTATGGCTCAAAGAGGGATCCAGTCTGGCCAGCTCCTGAACCAGCTCCTCAAAATGCCGACTAGGCCAAGTAGGCTTGGAACCAAGCTGGCCCCAAGTCAGGGAAGTTTGGTGAGGGGGCCCTGAAGTTTCAGAGTCTGAAGGTCTCAAGACATTGACTGAGGAAGGCTTGAGGGGGGGTTTCTCTGTAGCTGCAGAGGGGTCAGTGGGCCCATTAGTGTCAAAGGTTGGGATGTCATCATTTGTAGTCTTAGGAGTGCTTGTAGGTCTGGAGATATCTACAGAGCCATTCACCCCTTGCCAATAGTTGTCCTCTCCCATGGACCCTGGAACCTCACGGAGGGGGCTCTCTGCTGAGACTGCAGTCTGACCAGCTTTTTTGCTTAAGCCATTTTCACACTGTTGGTAGGAGTGGCTGGAAGTGGAAGGGATAGTGAATCAGAAAAGACTCTGGTACAGACAAGAGCTCACTTTTCAAGGGCTGGCTGCTTGCCACCATCCCCACCACCTGGGCATTACAAGAGAGATTTTCCAGCCTTCTGGCATTTTctagatgtatatgtgtgtggagagtGTCTCTCTGTGCTttgacgggggtggggggtggtttcACCTGGTTGGGAGCCCTTGGGGGACATGGGAATCTTGAGGTGATGGTGTTTTGGCTTCTTTCAGGAACACTTCATCATCAGGGAGGGAGGGGCCCGGAGAAGACACTGTGGTCTCAGAGAGTCTCCGACCACAGCCAGCTGGTTTGGTCTGTAGGGCCTCTCCAGGACACACCACTGCAGCCTCCTTCTGAGTCCAGAACCTAGAGGCAGGGAGCCTACAGTGACCAGGAAAGAGGCCCTTCCCACTGCACCAGAGAAACAGCAGAGCTCACAGTTTGCAAAGGACAGAAGTCTCAGACTGAGACAGGTAGACTGTCCTGTAATGATTAGACCGTTGTCAACTTTACTGGATTTGGaattacctaggagacacacttctGACTGTGAGGGGGTTTCCAGAGAGGTGTCACTGAGGAGGGAAGCTGTATATGTGTGAGGAGAGTGTCCCAGACTGTAATCTGACTGAATGAAGACAGTGACATGCTATGGACTGGGGTTCAAGGACTGAACAGaagtagaaaaagagagaaggagcaCTGGGCACCAGCAGGAGTCTGTTTCTCGATGGAGAATAACCAGAAGTCTCACACTGCCTGAATCCATGCCTTCCTGCCGTGATGGACTCCACTCTCTTTAACCACGAACTGAAATAAGTATTTCTTCTTTAAGTCCTCTTTCTCAGGAATTTGGTCTCAACAATAGGAAAAGTAATGGATACAGGACCAGTGATTCCTTTTTAAAGCAAGACCCGTAAAAGTTGATTCCAGACAACTTTGTCCCCAGAGTGTCCCATGTCTCTCACCTGGAAAGCTTGGTCTGAAGCAGTGGTCTGGGGGTTTCTGCTCTTTGAGGAACAGCCTAGAACAGGGAAACAGCGGCTTGAAACATAGTCTCCTACATGCCGCCCTTCCCCCCACCAGCCGACGTCCTTTATCTTCCATACCTGGACAGTGGCCAGAGTCCTTTCTGAACCCGTGCAGGGACCCATGACCTCGCCTGAAACACTCTGACTCCGACCCGCCGGCCTATGGGCACTGCTAAGATCCGCGGACCCGGAGTTCAGCTCCATTGAACTTAGGGACAGAGTCTCCTGCAGCCCTTTGGACTTAGCGTGCATCCCACGCTGCAACTCCTGCGTGGAATAAGCCTCTCTCAAGCCCTCGTCCGTGGGCCCGCCACTCCAACCCACGCGATGTAGTTTGCCTGGCTCCGAGAAGCAGCACAACCGCTGCTGGCTGGCTAGGCGCCCCCGGCTAGCTGCACCCAGCGCTGGGGCCGCGGTGCGCGCCGGCTCCGCTTCTCCTAGCTCCTGGCTGCTGGAGGCGGAGCGCACGTGCACCGTGGGAGGTCGCGCGGGGAGTGCGGGACGCAGGCGGCCGGGCAGGCTCATGCGGAGCTCCTTTCGCTGGAAGGACGTCTCCCGCAGCACTCGCCGCTGTGCGCCCTGCAGCCGCTGGCGGTAGGCGGCCCGCGAGGCTGGCGGGCTGGGCGGCTCTGTGGTGCATGCTGTAGCTTCAGCCTCGGCGGCCAGTGCGTACAGCAGCGGGGTGTCTTGTCTGCTTAGTGGTCCCAGGCTTTCCTGGACCTCTTGGGACTGTGGGTCACTGTGCCCAGCGACGGCCTGCCCAGGTTGCTGGGTCGTTGAAAGGACAGCGTCCTTCGAGGTAGGGGATCGGCTGTCCCAAACCACTCGCACGTAGTCCCAGTCTAGGTAAGGGAGGCGCTCGGTGTCAGGGGATGGTGTGCACGTCTCGGGACCACCAGACGCCGTGGAGAAAGAGCTGTAGGCAGAGTCGGCGCGCGTGGACAGCCGTTGCAAGTCCAGGCTTTCAGGGGCTGAGGCCTGGGAGGTGCGATCTCtcccagtacccagggcctccatGGTTGTACAGTTGGGAACTGGAGTTGGCAGACCTGGTGGGGGTCGAAAAGAAcaacgacaaaaaaaaaaaaaaaaaaaaaaaaaaaaaatcaccaaaacatAGATGGGCTGGTGGGTAAAGGTTCAGGTAAAGGCTAGGACAACCTGCTGGCTTCTTTACTATGGAGAACTGAGGGCTTACACGTCCTCTCCCTGGTCACATGGTCCCTAGCTTTGGCATCATCTTCTCAGTATGGTAGAGAAACTTCTGTGGTTGACACGGCATGGGCAATAGGATGCGCGCTAGTCTGGGCTCTGGGAACCTTAGTGCTGCTGCATCATCCACTCCCTTGCCAGGGCTTTCCTAGTGGCACCTCTGCTCTGACACCTCCCGCAGTGCTGAGAACAGGGGCATGCTCAAACCCCAGTCCCACCCAGGCTGCTTCCTGGCCATTCTG
The nucleotide sequence above comes from Arvicanthis niloticus isolate mArvNil1 chromosome 6, mArvNil1.pat.X, whole genome shotgun sequence. Encoded proteins:
- the Shroom1 gene encoding protein Shroom1 isoform X3, producing the protein MEALGTGRDRTSQASAPESLDLQRLSTRADSAYSSFSTASGGPETCTPSPDTERLPYLDWDYVRVVWDSRSPTSKDAVLSTTQQPGQAVAGHSDPQSQEVQESLGPLSRQDTPLLYALAAEAEATACTTEPPSPPASRAAYRQRLQGAQRRVLRETSFQRKELRMSLPGRLRPALPARPPTVHVRSASSSQELGEAEPARTAAPALGAASRGRLASQQRLCCFSEPGKLHRVGWSGGPTDEGLREAYSTQELQRGMHAKSKGLQETLSLSSMELNSGSADLSSAHRPAGRSQSVSGEVMGPCTGSERTLATVQAVPQRAETPRPLLQTKLSRFWTQKEAAVVCPGEALQTKPAGCGRRLSETTVSSPGPSLPDDEVFLKEAKTPSPQDSHVPQGLPTRSCGRHFTQDLPTSQEASSSENSTHDPVPDQLTGQGFPEGNSTQAKKVELARLLQKMLQDLHAEQERLRWTAADWTQRNGVLEAAVSQACTPRELERFRRFMTDLERVLGLLLLLGSRLARVNLALARAGSDSDPDERASLLQRLLLLQRQQEDAKELKEHVARREQTLRLVLERELPAEHLRSYCVLLAAKARILSQQRSLDDRIRFLKEQLDSIWSDLSHHPLSPRLSWAPGIRPLDKQPFLATLI
- the Shroom1 gene encoding protein Shroom1 isoform X4, producing MEALGTGRDRTSQASAPESLDLQRLSTRADSAYSSFSTASGGPETCTPSPDTERLPYLDWDYVRVVWDSRSPTSKDAVLSTTQQPGQAVAGHSDPQSQEVQESLGPLSRQDTPLLYALAAEAEATACTTEPPSPPASRAAYRQRLQGAQRRVLRETSFQRKELRMSLPGRLRPALPARPPTVHVRSASSSQELGEAEPARTAAPALGAASRGRLASQQRLCCFSEPGKLHRVGWSGGPTDEGLREAYSTQELQRGMHAKSKGLQETLSLSSMELNSGSADLSSAHRPAGRSQSVSGEVMGPCTGSERTLATVQAVPQRAETPRPLLQTKLSRSCGRHFTQDLPTSQEASSSENSTHDPVPDQLTGQGFPEGNSTQAKKVELARLLQKMLQDLHAEQERLRWTAADWTQRNGVLEAAVSQACTPRELERFRRFMTDLERVLGLLLLLGSRLARVNLALARAGSDSDPDERASLLQRLLLLQRQQEDAKELKEHVARREQTLRLVLERELPAEHLRSYCVLLAAKARILSQQRSLDDRIRFLKEQLDSIWSDLSHHPLSPRLSWAPGIRPLDKQPFLATLI
- the Shroom1 gene encoding protein Shroom1 isoform X2, with protein sequence MEALGTGRDRTSQASAPESLDLQRLSTRADSAYSSFSTASGGPETCTPSPDTERLPYLDWDYVRVVWDSRSPTSKDAVLSTTQQPGQAVAGHSDPQSQEVQESLGPLSRQDTPLLYALAAEAEATACTTEPPSPPASRAAYRQRLQGAQRRVLRETSFQRKELRMSLPGRLRPALPARPPTVHVRSASSSQELGEAEPARTAAPALGAASRGRLASQQRLCCFSEPGKLHRVGWSGGPTDEGLREAYSTQELQRGMHAKSKGLQETLSLSSMELNSGSADLSSAHRPAGRSQSVSGEVMGPCTGSERTLATVQAVPQRAETPRPLLQTKLSSHSYQQCENGLSKKAGQTAVSAESPLREVPGSMGEDNYWQGVNGSVDISRPTSTPKTTNDDIPTFDTNGPTDPSAATEKPPLKPSSVNVLRPSDSETSGPPHQTSLTWGQLGSKPTWPSRHFEELVQELARLDPSLSHTLAAQPGPEPPLGLLDGLLPEEEIQSAMRPACGEAGEKAGASEEGSCGRHFTQDLPTSQEASSSENSTHDPVPDQLTGQGFPEGNSTQAKKVELARLLQKMLQDLHAEQERLRWTAADWTQRNGVLEAAVSQACTPRELERFRRFMTDLERVLGLLLLLGSRLARVNLALARAGSDSDPDERASLLQRLLLLQRQQEDAKELKEHVARREQTLRLVLERELPAEHLRSYCVLLAAKARILSQQRSLDDRIRFLKEQLDSIWSDLSHHPLSPRLSWAPGIRPLDKQPFLATLI
- the Shroom1 gene encoding protein Shroom1 isoform X1, producing MEALGTGRDRTSQASAPESLDLQRLSTRADSAYSSFSTASGGPETCTPSPDTERLPYLDWDYVRVVWDSRSPTSKDAVLSTTQQPGQAVAGHSDPQSQEVQESLGPLSRQDTPLLYALAAEAEATACTTEPPSPPASRAAYRQRLQGAQRRVLRETSFQRKELRMSLPGRLRPALPARPPTVHVRSASSSQELGEAEPARTAAPALGAASRGRLASQQRLCCFSEPGKLHRVGWSGGPTDEGLREAYSTQELQRGMHAKSKGLQETLSLSSMELNSGSADLSSAHRPAGRSQSVSGEVMGPCTGSERTLATVQAVPQRAETPRPLLQTKLSRFWTQKEAAVVCPGEALQTKPAGCGRRLSETTVSSPGPSLPDDEVFLKEAKTPSPQDSHVPQGLPTSHSYQQCENGLSKKAGQTAVSAESPLREVPGSMGEDNYWQGVNGSVDISRPTSTPKTTNDDIPTFDTNGPTDPSAATEKPPLKPSSVNVLRPSDSETSGPPHQTSLTWGQLGSKPTWPSRHFEELVQELARLDPSLSHTLAAQPGPEPPLGLLDGLLPEEEIQSAMRPACGEAGEKAGASEEGSCGRHFTQDLPTSQEASSSENSTHDPVPDQLTGQGFPEGNSTQAKKVELARLLQKMLQDLHAEQERLRWTAADWTQRNGVLEAAVSQACTPRELERFRRFMTDLERVLGLLLLLGSRLARVNLALARAGSDSDPDERASLLQRLLLLQRQQEDAKELKEHVARREQTLRLVLERELPAEHLRSYCVLLAAKARILSQQRSLDDRIRFLKEQLDSIWSDLSHHPLSPRLSWAPGIRPLDKQPFLATLI